The following coding sequences are from one Treponema bryantii window:
- a CDS encoding methyltransferase domain-containing protein has translation MLEKMGDFFDSRTEGYEEHQLNTIDFAQEFYPFTAGCLPEESGTKILDLGCGTGLELDEFFAINPDAKVTGIDLAAGMLNELKKKFSDKDINLILGSYFDVPFGEAQFDAAVSVESLHHFTKEEKIPLYTKLKAALKTGGYFIITDYFAMSDEEEITRRQELLRLRKEQNLPDGEFYHYDTPLTVEHEKEALLAAGFSSVEVLKNWDHTYTLKAAVL, from the coding sequence ATGTTAGAAAAAATGGGAGACTTTTTTGATTCAAGAACTGAAGGCTATGAAGAGCATCAGTTAAATACTATAGATTTTGCACAGGAATTTTATCCGTTTACAGCAGGTTGTCTGCCTGAAGAAAGCGGAACAAAAATCCTGGATTTAGGCTGCGGAACTGGTCTGGAACTGGACGAGTTCTTTGCCATAAATCCAGATGCAAAAGTTACTGGAATAGATCTTGCGGCTGGCATGCTCAATGAATTGAAAAAGAAATTCAGTGATAAGGATATCAATCTGATCTTAGGTTCATATTTTGATGTGCCATTTGGAGAAGCTCAGTTTGATGCGGCTGTGTCAGTTGAATCGTTGCATCATTTTACGAAGGAAGAAAAAATTCCACTTTACACAAAACTCAAGGCAGCTTTGAAAACCGGCGGATATTTTATTATTACTGATTATTTTGCAATGAGTGATGAAGAAGAAATCACCAGAAGACAGGAGCTGCTTCGTTTGAGAAAAGAACAGAATCTGCCTGACGGTGAGTTCTATCACTATGATACTCCGCTGACTGTAGAGCACGAAAAAGAAGCTCTACTGGCAGCTGGTTTTTCAAGTGTAGAAGTTCTTAAAAACTGGGATCATACTTATACGCTTAAGGCTGCTGTATTATGA
- a CDS encoding GNAT family N-acetyltransferase, with translation MLSYPDENSYDPEQEAQFLEEKTNSSNEIEIIAVVDGKIAGTAGIESVGKKYKLQHRAELGISVLKEFWGLGLGKALMNACIQCAKKAGYKQLELNVVAENERAVALYKSFGFVEFGRNPKGFNSRTSGFQELVYMLLEL, from the coding sequence CTGCTTTCCTACCCAGATGAAAATAGTTATGACCCGGAACAGGAAGCACAGTTTCTTGAAGAGAAAACAAACAGTTCTAATGAAATAGAAATTATAGCTGTTGTTGATGGAAAAATCGCAGGAACAGCTGGCATCGAGTCTGTGGGTAAAAAATATAAACTTCAGCACCGCGCTGAATTGGGCATCAGCGTTCTCAAAGAATTCTGGGGACTTGGTTTAGGTAAGGCTCTTATGAATGCATGCATTCAATGTGCAAAAAAAGCTGGCTATAAACAGCTTGAACTGAATGTTGTTGCAGAAAATGAAAGAGCTGTAGCTTTGTATAAAAGTTTTGGCTTTGTAGAATTCGGACGAAATCCAAAAGGTTTCAATTCACGAACAAGTGGATTTCAGGAATTGGTTTACATGCTGTTAGAATTATAA
- a CDS encoding GNAT family N-acetyltransferase, with protein MFSIKRLSIKDKEIIKNLFTSVFTIAPWYDDWSDTNQLDMCITDLIGQSYSLTYGLYDDDELIGISMGYIKHWYSGTEYIIEEFCIKTDRQGSGAGTFFVAEIEKAIKELGLKQIFLLTDTNVPAYNFYKKNGFDECSTIVAFAKRLGD; from the coding sequence ATGTTTAGCATAAAGAGACTTAGTATAAAAGACAAAGAAATTATCAAAAATTTATTTACCAGTGTTTTCACAATTGCACCGTGGTATGACGACTGGTCAGATACAAATCAGCTGGATATGTGCATCACAGACCTGATAGGACAGAGTTATTCATTAACTTATGGTTTGTATGATGATGATGAGCTAATTGGAATTTCTATGGGATATATAAAGCACTGGTATTCGGGAACAGAATATATAATTGAAGAATTTTGTATCAAAACAGATAGGCAGGGCTCAGGTGCGGGAACTTTTTTTGTGGCAGAAATAGAAAAAGCAATAAAGGAACTTGGACTCAAACAGATTTTCCTTTTAACCGACACAAACGTACCGGCTTATAATTTCTATAAGAAAAATGGTTTTGATGAATGTTCAACAATTGTTGCATTCGCTAAAAGATTAGGAGATTAA
- a CDS encoding MBL fold metallo-hydrolase, with protein sequence MELKKLSEHIWIMPYESERDRPNLGYVKGDNWSLAIDAGHSDIHVKEFYALLEAEGLSLPSITVLTHWHWDHTFGMHAVNGLCIANEKTNGHLLEWKNKIETNGPAEFLAIHESIRKEYAGGKEVIVVPADILFSGEMTLDLGGCKVRIVESEAPHTEDSTLVYIEEDKVLFLGDSTCDDFMTGIKDKELCQKLEAKIKSLNPETCMEGHWVPVETSDTLDDLMKF encoded by the coding sequence ATGGAACTTAAAAAACTATCTGAACACATCTGGATCATGCCTTATGAATCAGAAAGAGACCGACCTAACCTTGGATATGTTAAGGGTGATAACTGGAGTCTTGCGATAGACGCAGGTCATTCTGATATTCATGTAAAGGAATTCTATGCTCTGCTGGAGGCTGAAGGGTTGTCTTTGCCGTCGATCACTGTTCTTACTCACTGGCATTGGGATCATACTTTTGGTATGCATGCAGTAAACGGTTTATGCATTGCGAACGAAAAGACAAACGGACATCTCCTGGAATGGAAAAACAAAATTGAAACTAACGGTCCGGCTGAGTTTCTTGCAATTCACGAGAGCATCAGAAAAGAATATGCAGGCGGAAAGGAAGTGATTGTTGTGCCGGCTGACATTCTGTTTTCCGGTGAAATGACGCTGGATCTTGGTGGCTGTAAAGTTCGTATCGTGGAAAGCGAGGCTCCTCATACTGAGGATTCTACACTTGTTTATATTGAAGAGGACAAAGTTCTTTTTCTTGGAGATTCAACCTGTGATGATTTTATGACAGGAATCAAAGACAAGGAATTGTGTCAGAAGCTGGAAGCAAAAATCAAATCGCTTAATCCCGAAACCTGCATGGAGGGACATTGGGTTCCGGTTGAAACTTCGGATACACTTGATGATTTGATGAAGTTTTAG